From one Meles meles chromosome 18, mMelMel3.1 paternal haplotype, whole genome shotgun sequence genomic stretch:
- the SUMO2 gene encoding small ubiquitin-related modifier 2 gives MADEKPKEGVKTENNDHINLKVAGQDGSVVQFKIKRHTPLSKLMKAYCERQGLSMRQIRFRFDGQPINETDTPAQLEMEDEDTIDVFQQQTGGVY, from the exons ATGGCCGACGAAAAGCCCAAG GAAGGAGTCAAGACTGAGAACAACGATCATATTAATTTGAAGGTGGCGGGGCAGGATGGTTCTGTGGTGCAGTTTAAGATTAAGAGGCATACACCACTTAGTAAACTAATGAAAGCCTATTGTGAACGACAG GGTTTGTCAATGAGGCAGATCAGATTCCGATTTGATGGGCAGCCAATCAATGAAACAGACACACCTGCACAG TTGGAAATGGAGGACGAAGATACGATTGATGTGTTCCAGCAGCAGACAGGGGGTGTCTACTAA